Proteins found in one Tamandua tetradactyla isolate mTamTet1 chromosome 3, mTamTet1.pri, whole genome shotgun sequence genomic segment:
- the CYRIA gene encoding CYFIP-related Rac1 interactor A encodes MGNLLKVLTREIENYPHFFLDFENAQPTEGERDTWNQISTVLQDSESILADLQAYKGAGPEIRDAIQNPNDIQLQEKAWNAVCPLVVRLKRFYEFSIRLEKALQSLLESLTCPPYTPTQHLEREQALAKEFAEILHFTLRFDELKMRNPAIQNDFSYYRRTISRNRINNMHLDIENEVNNEMANRMSLFYAEATPMLKTLSNATMHFVSESKTLPIENTTDCLSTMTSVCKVMLETPEYRSRFTSEETLMFCMRVMVGVIILYDHVHPVGAFCKTSKIDMKGCIKVLKEQAPDSVEGLLNALRFTTKHLNDESTSKQIRAMLQ; translated from the exons ATGCCCAGCccacagagggagagagggacacCTGGAACCAGATCAGCACGGTCCTCCAGGATTCCGAGAGCATCCTCGCAGACCTGCAGGCCTACAAGGGCGCGGGGCCCGAGATCCGAGAC GCAATTCAAAATCCCAATGACATTCAGCTTCAAGAAAAAGCTTGGAATGCTGTGTGTCCTCTGGTTGTGAGGCTAAAGAGATTTTACGAGTTTTCCATAAGGCTAG AAAAAGCTCTTCAGAGTTTATTAGAATCTCTGACCTGCCCGCCCTACACGCCCACGCAGCACCTGGAACGCGAGCAGGCCCTGGCCAAGGAGTTTGCAGAAATTCTACATTTTACCCTCCGATTCGATGAGCTGAAG ATGCGGAACCCGGCGATTCAGAATGACTTCAGCTACTACCGGAGGACGATAAGCCGCAATCGGATCAACAACATGCAC CTAGACATTGAGAATGAAGTCAACAATGAAATGGCCAATCGAATGTCCCTCTTCTATGCAGAAGCTACCCCCATGCTGAAAACCCTCAGCAATGCCACGATGCATTTTGTGTCCGAA AGCAAAACCTTGCCCATTGAGAACACCACGGACTGCCTGAGCACCATGACGAGCGTCTGCAAAGTCATGCTGGAAACCCC GGAGTACAGGAGCCGGTTCACCAGCGAGGAGACCCTCATGTTCTGCATGCGCGTCATGGTGGGCGTCATCATCCTCTACGACCACGTGCACCCCGTGGGAGCCTTCTGCAAGACGTCCAAGATTGAC ATGAAAGGCTGCATAAAGGTTTTGAAGGAGCAGGCTCCCGACAGCGTGGAGGGGCTGCTGAACGCCCTCAG GTTCACCACGAAGCACTTGAATGACGAGTCGACTTCCAAACAGATTCGAGCAATGCTTCAGTAG